Proteins encoded within one genomic window of Haladaptatus sp. QDMS2:
- a CDS encoding gamma-glutamylcyclotransferase family protein — translation MDVFVYGTLTERKTVEDVVSSYEFFGDAVLEGLKVVSGNYLTLGPAPGSEVEGKLLRTADIRSLDAYEGVESGLYVRVDVPGPDRDIALYVGDPERLAVSEPVEWPGSGSFEARVTRYLQEKPIQVRPRE, via the coding sequence ATGGATGTGTTCGTGTACGGAACGCTGACCGAGCGAAAGACCGTCGAAGACGTCGTATCGAGCTACGAGTTCTTCGGCGACGCGGTGCTCGAAGGGCTCAAAGTGGTCTCGGGCAACTACCTGACGCTCGGTCCGGCACCGGGCAGCGAGGTGGAGGGCAAGCTACTGCGAACCGCCGACATCCGCTCACTCGACGCCTACGAGGGCGTCGAGAGCGGCCTGTACGTCCGCGTAGACGTCCCCGGGCCTGACCGGGACATCGCGCTGTACGTCGGCGACCCGGAGCGACTCGCCGTCTCCGAACCCGTCGAGTGGCCCGGGAGCGGGTCGTTCGAGGCGCGTGTCACCCGCTATCTCCAGGAAAAACCGATTCAGGTTCGACCTCGCGAATAG
- the citZ gene encoding citrate synthase codes for MSDELKKGLEGVLVAESSLSFIDGDAGKLVYRGYTIEDLARNTSYEEVLYLLWHGDLPTEDELAEFADAMTTEREIADGLMAEIRELAEQDEQPMAALRTLVSALSAYDPDAEDDVDPTDYDANLRKARRITAKIPTILAAYNRIRNGNDPVEPRQDLSHAANFLYMLNDEEPDEVKEDVFDQALVLHADHGLNASTFSAMVTASTLTDLHSAITSAIGTLAGGLHGGANANVMKMLKEVDESGKEPTQWVKDALENGRRVPGFGHRVYNVKDPRAKILGEQSESLGEAAGDMKWYDYSVAIEEYVSDEKGLAPNVDFYSATTYYQMGIPIDIYTPIFAMSRAGGWIAHVLEQYEDNRLIRPRSRYVGEKDLTVTPLDER; via the coding sequence ATGTCTGACGAGCTCAAGAAAGGGCTAGAAGGCGTGCTTGTCGCTGAGTCGTCACTTTCGTTTATCGACGGCGACGCCGGCAAACTCGTCTATCGTGGCTATACAATCGAGGACCTCGCTCGAAATACAAGCTACGAAGAAGTACTCTACCTCCTCTGGCACGGCGATTTGCCGACCGAGGACGAACTCGCCGAATTCGCCGACGCGATGACGACCGAGCGCGAAATCGCGGACGGCCTCATGGCCGAGATTCGCGAACTCGCAGAACAGGACGAACAGCCGATGGCGGCCCTTCGAACGCTCGTCTCCGCCCTCTCCGCGTACGACCCAGACGCCGAGGACGACGTCGACCCGACCGACTACGACGCCAACCTCCGCAAGGCCCGTCGCATCACGGCGAAGATTCCGACCATCCTCGCGGCGTACAACCGCATCCGCAACGGTAACGACCCCGTCGAACCACGCCAGGACCTCTCGCACGCGGCGAACTTCCTCTACATGCTGAACGACGAGGAACCGGACGAGGTCAAAGAAGACGTGTTCGACCAGGCGCTCGTGCTCCACGCAGACCACGGCCTGAACGCCTCTACGTTCTCCGCGATGGTCACGGCCTCCACGCTTACCGACCTCCACAGCGCCATCACGAGCGCAATCGGCACGCTCGCAGGCGGCCTCCACGGCGGAGCCAACGCGAACGTGATGAAGATGCTCAAAGAGGTAGACGAGAGCGGCAAGGAGCCGACTCAGTGGGTCAAAGACGCCCTCGAAAACGGCCGTCGCGTCCCCGGATTCGGCCACCGCGTCTACAACGTGAAAGATCCACGTGCGAAGATTCTCGGCGAGCAGTCTGAATCCCTCGGCGAGGCCGCAGGGGACATGAAGTGGTACGACTACTCCGTCGCCATCGAGGAGTACGTGAGCGACGAGAAGGGCCTCGCGCCCAACGTGGACTTCTACTCCGCGACGACCTACTACCAGATGGGCATCCCAATCGATATCTACACCCCCATCTTCGCGATGTCCCGCGCCGGTGGCTGGATTGCCCACGTCTTAGAACAGTACGAGGACAACCGCCTCATCCGCCCGCGCTCTCGCTACGTCGGCGAGAAGGACCTGACGGTCACGCCGCTCGACGAGCGATAA
- a CDS encoding transcriptional regulator: MSRSALVENVTAMLADAGFTVSDRCAIRPKSFDVAARRHDDLILVKILGNIDALDAHTGIEMRRLGQFLDATPLVLGLRTRDEDLKPGVVYFRHGVPVVSPDTAMDLFVEGVPPLIYAAPGGLYVNIDAEVLADAREEQGWSLGQLATELGVSRRTVSKYEDGMNASVEVAAHLEELFNRPLTSPVEMLAEELDEQEREPDTAAVDPDDEQLVTILTRVGYQVHPTARAPFKTVSETDNREDRVLTGHSAFTKTAEKRARIMSSLGEVTRTRSVYVVDRAKRESVEHTAIIERDEIARIDDPDDLRDLIYERTKRSGSEA; encoded by the coding sequence ATGTCACGGTCAGCACTGGTCGAGAACGTGACCGCAATGCTCGCCGACGCGGGCTTTACGGTGAGCGACCGGTGTGCCATCCGTCCGAAAAGCTTCGACGTGGCGGCCCGCCGGCACGATGACCTCATCCTGGTCAAGATTCTCGGCAACATCGACGCCCTCGACGCACACACGGGCATCGAGATGCGTCGCCTCGGGCAGTTTCTGGACGCGACACCCCTCGTATTGGGCCTCAGAACCCGCGACGAGGACCTGAAACCCGGGGTCGTCTACTTCCGACACGGCGTCCCCGTCGTCAGCCCGGACACCGCGATGGACCTCTTCGTCGAAGGGGTTCCGCCGCTCATCTACGCTGCACCGGGCGGCCTGTACGTAAACATCGACGCCGAAGTGCTCGCAGACGCCCGCGAGGAACAGGGCTGGAGCCTGGGACAACTGGCCACCGAACTCGGCGTCTCGCGGCGCACCGTCTCGAAGTACGAAGACGGCATGAACGCGAGCGTCGAGGTCGCGGCCCACTTAGAAGAACTGTTCAACCGACCACTCACGAGTCCCGTCGAGATGCTCGCGGAGGAACTCGACGAACAGGAGCGCGAACCCGACACCGCGGCGGTCGACCCGGACGACGAGCAACTCGTGACCATCCTCACGCGGGTCGGCTACCAGGTCCACCCGACCGCTCGCGCCCCGTTCAAGACCGTAAGCGAGACCGACAACCGCGAAGACCGCGTGCTCACTGGCCACTCCGCGTTCACCAAAACCGCAGAAAAGCGCGCTCGCATCATGAGTTCGCTCGGCGAAGTCACCCGCACCCGGTCTGTGTACGTCGTCGACCGCGCGAAACGCGAATCGGTCGAGCACACGGCCATCATCGAGCGCGATGAAATCGCCCGCATCGACGACCCCGACGACCTACGTGACCTCATCTACGAGCGCACGAAGCGCTCTGGCTCTGAGGCCTGA
- a CDS encoding succinylglutamate desuccinylase/aspartoacylase family protein, which translates to MTTLGTAVAEPGEMDVGRLAVGELRDGSPLRLPVAVINGASEGKTLYIQAASDGDELNGVGVLKTFVPQLDPAELTGTILLVGIVNYHGFQVAQHRNPIDDTKMNRAYPGDKRGTSSERIAAATFEVASQADYVLDLHQGSTSRMINETRVRCGRRHHLHDECLELARVFGCGHVLDQKGPNGQLARAAPDKGIPTIDPELGGAVGWDEQSIGIGVRGIYNVLRYYGFLDGDVDVEPQTRARGFRQFGAPAGGVVTFEKELGEWVAPGDTLFRVTDVFGTVKEIVESDTDGIFWRTRRLPQVATGEYVCSVGVDIDEI; encoded by the coding sequence ATGACGACCCTCGGCACGGCAGTGGCCGAACCAGGCGAGATGGACGTCGGTCGGTTAGCCGTCGGCGAACTCCGCGACGGCAGTCCGCTTCGCCTCCCTGTCGCCGTGATAAACGGGGCCTCCGAGGGGAAGACACTCTATATCCAGGCGGCGAGCGACGGCGACGAACTCAACGGTGTCGGCGTGCTGAAGACGTTCGTCCCACAGCTCGACCCTGCTGAACTCACTGGAACGATTCTCCTCGTCGGCATCGTCAACTACCACGGCTTTCAGGTGGCACAGCACCGCAACCCAATCGACGACACGAAGATGAACCGGGCATACCCCGGCGACAAACGCGGCACCTCCTCTGAACGCATCGCCGCCGCAACGTTCGAGGTGGCCAGTCAGGCTGACTACGTCTTAGACCTCCACCAGGGCTCGACCAGTCGGATGATAAACGAGACGCGCGTCCGCTGTGGTCGCCGCCACCACCTCCACGACGAGTGTCTCGAACTCGCCCGCGTGTTCGGCTGTGGCCACGTTCTGGACCAGAAAGGCCCGAACGGCCAACTCGCCCGCGCCGCCCCGGACAAGGGCATCCCGACCATCGACCCCGAACTCGGCGGTGCGGTTGGCTGGGACGAACAGAGCATCGGCATCGGCGTCCGTGGCATCTACAACGTGCTGCGCTACTACGGCTTCTTAGACGGCGACGTGGACGTCGAACCCCAGACCCGCGCCCGCGGCTTCCGCCAGTTCGGCGCGCCCGCCGGCGGCGTCGTCACCTTCGAGAAGGAACTCGGCGAGTGGGTCGCCCCCGGCGACACGCTGTTCCGGGTGACCGACGTGTTCGGGACGGTAAAGGAAATCGTCGAATCGGACACCGACGGCATCTTCTGGCGAACCCGCCGCCTGCCACAGGTCGCAACCGGCGAGTACGTCTGCTCCGTGGGCGTCGACATCGACGAAATCTGA
- a CDS encoding potassium channel family protein: protein MSDEVGYEPVSVKQVLAEMKDIAELLIDLSYSAVLLGSDEVAEEVLVLEERMDVLQMQARMSLLMAARSPEDAEALAPVLGVVGAAEKISDAAGDIAKVVLEDIGLPDAMRAAIPEAVETLVRVTITDDSLLDGISLGRENIETETGVRIIALRRSGTWLLNPDHETKLAAGDVILLRGPEEGVAQVFEQASGRAYVPPTPPEPGIEDLERAVDSIVLMKNMAELAVDLAYGSVLFDSAEVAEEVVELEAEVDALQSRFEAWVLQAASRVDDPVQLRGLVHLARSTEVISDAALEISEGVLRGLGTHPVVEQAVLESDEVIVRLNVAEGSDLDGVTLRDKMVKTETGMRVIAVHRRNKTHDARGVPDEWVVSPGPLTALHGGDVLIAKGTRTGAERLAQLAGQDSLDNL from the coding sequence ATGTCCGACGAGGTCGGCTACGAGCCGGTCAGCGTGAAGCAGGTTTTAGCGGAGATGAAAGACATCGCTGAACTGCTCATCGACCTCTCCTACTCGGCGGTGCTCCTCGGCAGTGACGAGGTCGCAGAGGAGGTCCTCGTCTTAGAAGAGCGTATGGACGTCCTCCAGATGCAAGCGCGCATGAGCCTGCTCATGGCCGCACGCAGCCCCGAGGACGCAGAGGCACTCGCCCCTGTCCTCGGCGTCGTCGGCGCGGCAGAGAAGATAAGCGACGCCGCAGGCGACATCGCGAAGGTCGTCTTAGAGGATATCGGTCTCCCTGACGCGATGCGCGCGGCGATTCCGGAAGCCGTCGAAACCCTCGTGCGCGTCACCATCACCGACGACTCGCTCCTCGACGGGATTTCGCTCGGTCGCGAGAACATCGAGACGGAGACGGGCGTCCGCATCATCGCCCTGCGCCGGAGCGGAACCTGGCTGCTCAACCCCGACCACGAGACGAAACTCGCCGCAGGCGACGTCATCCTCTTGCGCGGTCCCGAGGAAGGGGTCGCGCAGGTGTTCGAGCAGGCGAGCGGCCGCGCCTACGTCCCGCCGACGCCGCCGGAACCAGGCATCGAGGACTTAGAACGCGCCGTCGATTCCATCGTCCTGATGAAGAACATGGCCGAACTCGCCGTCGATTTGGCCTACGGTTCCGTGCTGTTCGACAGCGCCGAAGTCGCAGAGGAAGTCGTCGAACTCGAAGCCGAAGTCGACGCCCTCCAGTCGCGCTTCGAGGCGTGGGTGTTGCAGGCGGCCAGCAGGGTGGACGACCCCGTGCAGTTGCGTGGTCTCGTCCATCTCGCGCGGTCGACGGAAGTCATCAGCGACGCCGCCCTCGAAATCAGCGAGGGCGTCCTGCGCGGCCTCGGCACGCACCCCGTCGTCGAACAGGCGGTGCTCGAAAGCGACGAGGTCATCGTCCGCCTGAACGTCGCCGAGGGGAGCGACTTAGACGGCGTCACCCTCCGCGACAAGATGGTCAAGACGGAGACGGGAATGCGCGTCATCGCGGTCCACCGCCGCAACAAAACCCACGACGCCCGCGGCGTCCCCGACGAGTGGGTCGTCTCGCCGGGGCCGCTCACGGCACTCCACGGTGGGGACGTGCTCATCGCAAAAGGAACGCGAACGGGAGCGGAGCGCCTCGCACAACTGGCCGGTCAGGACTCCCTCGACAATCTGTAG
- a CDS encoding tRNA(Ile)(2)-agmatinylcytidine synthase has product MTLVGLDDTDSRDRGMCTTYAAARVARRIREAGNDVDRLLLVRLNPAVKHKTRGNAALCIHTDCDPEAALELARDEVESSAETADPRTNPGVVVCPDDAVSADVIDFARAAVRDFHEIDDARALIEQAGFLHAEWKQGRGLIGALAAVGAWDTFSEWTYEHISYRPRGRWGTERDIDYDSVFAAAEAGYPAVWDTVDEVEGQAVCVPHTPGPILYGIRGDDPDAVREVAAAIESEPVAETALFVTNQGTDAHLREGTISTAKNGRSYRLSGVVTTPPETREGGHVFFEIQAGINRLQCAAFEPTKRFRDHVRNLRVGDDLVVCGECSDGTLKLEKFAVRAVQTTALETPTCPGCDRRMKSAGANQGYRCRDCGTTAPGKVEVSVARDIEPGWYEVPPCARRHIAKPLIRGGFDCETHTER; this is encoded by the coding sequence GTGACGCTCGTTGGCCTCGACGACACGGATTCACGCGACCGCGGGATGTGTACGACCTACGCCGCTGCCCGGGTCGCACGCCGCATCCGCGAGGCTGGCAACGACGTTGACCGACTCCTCCTCGTGCGGCTGAATCCTGCTGTCAAGCACAAAACCCGGGGTAACGCCGCTCTCTGCATCCACACTGACTGCGACCCGGAGGCGGCCCTCGAACTCGCCCGCGACGAGGTCGAATCCTCGGCCGAAACCGCAGACCCGCGCACGAATCCCGGCGTGGTCGTCTGTCCCGATGATGCCGTCTCTGCGGATGTTATCGACTTTGCTCGGGCCGCAGTCCGCGACTTTCACGAAATCGACGACGCCCGCGCGCTCATCGAGCAGGCCGGCTTCCTTCATGCTGAGTGGAAGCAGGGACGGGGCCTCATCGGGGCGCTCGCCGCCGTCGGCGCGTGGGACACCTTCTCAGAGTGGACCTACGAGCACATCTCTTATAGACCCCGCGGGCGGTGGGGAACGGAGCGTGACATCGACTACGATTCCGTGTTTGCCGCGGCGGAAGCCGGTTATCCAGCGGTCTGGGACACGGTGGACGAAGTGGAGGGGCAGGCCGTTTGCGTGCCCCACACGCCCGGTCCCATCCTCTACGGCATCCGTGGCGACGACCCCGACGCCGTCCGGGAAGTCGCCGCCGCCATCGAGAGTGAACCGGTCGCCGAGACGGCCCTGTTCGTGACCAACCAGGGCACCGACGCTCACCTCCGAGAGGGTACCATTTCCACTGCAAAAAACGGCCGCTCGTACCGCCTTTCGGGGGTCGTTACCACCCCACCGGAAACGCGGGAGGGCGGCCACGTCTTCTTCGAGATTCAAGCCGGGATTAATCGCCTGCAGTGTGCGGCATTCGAGCCGACGAAGCGGTTTCGCGACCACGTCCGAAACTTGCGGGTCGGCGACGACCTCGTGGTGTGTGGCGAATGCAGCGACGGCACGCTGAAACTCGAGAAATTCGCAGTTCGCGCCGTGCAGACCACCGCGCTCGAAACGCCCACGTGTCCCGGGTGCGACCGGCGAATGAAGTCTGCGGGCGCGAACCAGGGCTATCGCTGTCGCGACTGTGGGACGACCGCGCCGGGCAAGGTCGAGGTTTCCGTCGCGCGCGACATCGAACCCGGTTGGTACGAAGTGCCCCCGTGTGCCCGGAGACATATCGCAAAACCGTTAATTCGTGGCGGGTTCGACTGTGAAACTCACACAGAGCGCTAG
- a CDS encoding threonine synthase, whose product MLACPACDRTYESGPDEPWRCTCGHALEFAERPLPDGPAPDPVALDTRPGLWTFTDFLPMDSLVTLGEGWTPLVDAPDWNAQFKLEYVFPTGSFKDRGATTTLSQAKALGVETVIEDSSGNAGAAIATYAARAGIDAEIYVPASVKPAKRRAIERAGATVIPVEGSREAVTDACIEAVERGEGWYASHAWNPTFFAGTQTVAFEIAAQRDWDVPDAVVLPLGHGTLFLGAYRGFKALLDAGWTDEMPRLLGAQAAGFAPIADELHGDSGEQNDVADGIQIREPARKDQILEAIRETGGDAIAVGEAETARELENLHRAGFYVEPTCAAAPAALSVYRERGELADSDDVVVPLTGSGLKMR is encoded by the coding sequence ATGCTCGCCTGTCCCGCCTGCGACCGAACCTACGAATCCGGCCCCGACGAGCCGTGGCGCTGTACGTGCGGCCACGCCCTCGAATTCGCCGAGCGACCGCTTCCCGACGGCCCTGCACCCGACCCCGTCGCGCTCGACACGCGACCCGGCCTCTGGACCTTCACGGACTTTCTGCCGATGGACTCGCTCGTGACCCTCGGTGAAGGCTGGACACCCCTCGTCGACGCGCCCGACTGGAACGCCCAGTTCAAACTGGAGTACGTCTTCCCGACGGGGAGTTTCAAAGACAGGGGCGCGACGACGACGCTCTCACAGGCCAAAGCACTCGGCGTCGAAACCGTCATCGAAGATTCGTCCGGGAACGCGGGGGCCGCCATCGCGACGTACGCCGCCCGCGCCGGCATCGACGCCGAAATCTACGTCCCCGCCTCGGTGAAACCCGCAAAGCGCCGAGCCATCGAGCGGGCGGGGGCAACCGTGATTCCCGTCGAGGGAAGCCGCGAAGCCGTCACCGACGCCTGCATCGAGGCCGTCGAGCGCGGCGAGGGCTGGTACGCCAGCCACGCGTGGAACCCCACCTTCTTCGCCGGGACGCAGACTGTCGCCTTCGAAATCGCCGCCCAACGCGACTGGGACGTGCCGGACGCCGTCGTCCTGCCACTCGGCCACGGGACGCTGTTTTTGGGCGCGTACCGCGGCTTCAAAGCCCTCCTCGACGCTGGCTGGACCGACGAAATGCCGCGATTGCTGGGTGCGCAGGCTGCTGGTTTCGCCCCGATTGCAGACGAATTGCACGGCGATTCGGGCGAGCAAAACGACGTGGCTGACGGCATCCAGATTCGCGAACCCGCACGCAAGGACCAAATTCTGGAGGCCATTCGGGAGACAGGTGGCGATGCGATTGCCGTCGGGGAAGCGGAGACGGCGCGAGAACTGGAGAACCTCCACCGTGCCGGCTTCTACGTCGAACCGACGTGCGCGGCCGCCCCTGCTGCGCTTTCGGTGTATCGGGAACGAGGGGAACTTGCCGACAGCGACGACGTGGTCGTCCCGCTCACGGGGAGCGGGCTGAAGATGAGATGA